One genomic region from Plasmodium berghei ANKA genome assembly, chromosome: 4 encodes:
- a CDS encoding elongation factor (EF-TS), putative, whose product MRYSLFFEFFFVFVLTCSLHIICYKRTSSLNLITGIKQIKNKNIHKRNRLYSSNENLKRLKYIREVTNASIQVCNNALKECNNDVDKAIELVRKNTKNGTFISTSVKTQKEGLICSEIMDDKIVLIELLTDSDFVARNNKFVTFLKNISKLCLHNEIIPSNVDTNDSVENYDTSLVAIDKIMQSPYTNFDGEINGTVSEELNYLRNIFREDIKIGRFSKYVKQNENEFLHFYIHNIVDGNNVGLSGVMLVIEIDNLNENLKTKEKNIINFANDLCMHIISAKPVSVSIDKVNKNVVKKEMDIIRDSLKDLNKPENIITNMINGKMRKFYNTVVLLEQEYMLDDTKRKVSQVIKDVSKNNDLTINVKHFDNFIVGEKNILVR is encoded by the exons ATGAGATATTCcctattttttgaatttttttttgtttttgttttgaCGTGTTctttacatataatatgctATAAGAGAACGAGCAGCTTAAACTTAATAACGGgtattaaacaaataaaaaataaaaatattcataaaagAAATCGGTTATATTCTTCGAATGAAAACCTAAAACgattaaaatatatcagAGAGGTTACTAATGCAAGTATCCAAGTGTGCAATAATGCATTAAAAGAGTGTAATAACGATGTTGATAAGGCTATAGAACTTGttagaaaaaatacaaaaaatggGACCTTTATATCTACAAGTGTTAAAACACAAAAAGAAGGATTGATATGTTCAGAAATTATGGatgataaaattgttttaattGAATTGTTAACAGATTCGGATTTTGTAGCTCgaaataacaaatttgTTACTTtccttaaaaatatatcaaaactTTGTTTACATAATGAGATTATTCCATCAAATGTTGATACAAATGATTCAGtagaaaattatgataCATCTTTAGTCGCTATTGATAAGATCATGCAATCGccatatacaaattttgaTGGTGAAATTAATGGAACTGTTTCTGAagaattaaattatttgagaaatatatttcgtGAAGATATAAAGATTGGAcgattttcaaaatatgtcaaacaaaatgaaaacgaatttttacatttttatattcataatatagTTGATGGAAATAATGTTGGACTATCTGGCGTCATGCTAGTTATAGAAATAGacaatttaaatgaaaacttaaaaacaaaagaaaaaaatataattaactTTGCAAATGATttatgtatgcatataatatcaGCAAAGCCTGTTAGTGTCTCGATTGAtaaagtaaataaaaatgttgtaaaaaaagaaatggaTATTATTCGAGATTCGTTAAAAGATTTAAATAAAcctgaaaatattattacaaatatGATCAATGGCAAAATGAGAAAATTTTACAACACTGTAGTATTGCTCGAGCAG gaATATATGCTCGATGATACGAAGCGAAAAGTATCACAAGTTATTAAAGAtgtttcaaaaaataatgatttgacaataaatgtaaagcattttgataattttatagtcggggaaaaaaacattttagTGAGATAA
- a CDS encoding DNA-(apurinic or apyrimidinic site) lyase, putative → MNIKKFRILFFFNKKYSYLSTIKLKEFHLNHWEKYNNKLKIMENIPNGKKRQNTYLDGGSDFDVNKKTRLVLLNERGVSGRIPTTANIGEINNKDNVLKTFDVCNSFNSAFENDKSEELETHHDKIVGLKIPTIHDTIKTEKKVIIKKECEIKDVNPNDKIGGSLENDKIEGGLENEKIGGGLENDKKNELPEQVRKNVNVIVTWNMNSITVRYKNKEKWKRFMKFVNEINADVLCFQEVRLPALNISKNESKNVNNKVYGGKKNEGEERNRGSVKNTDQKSLIDYKIVEEILKNDFKEYNGYFSLANIKYSGQLVLVKKSIKVKSVRYNLLFETDPNIHNDEGRIILLEFSNFYLLSTYSPNNGFDQTKFKRRSLFDNQMKEFVLFMKNENKNLIWTGDLNIAPEDVDLSHPIEFRKMKKGNVPKEYIGQPGCTDAERANFKTILKNGDLIDSYRYFENYKIKNDPTYKRKTNINDNIYTWRCPFLIGKSCNRAMRIDHFIVSKNLLNQIENIEIHGYSVFHTNFYGSDHCPVILNMKK, encoded by the coding sequence atgaatataaaaaaatttcggattttatttttttttaacaaaaaatatagttatTTGTCAACAatcaaattaaaagaatttCACTTAAATCATtgggaaaaatataataataaactaaaaataatggaaaatatcccaaatggaaaaaaaagacaaaataCTTATTTGGATGGGGGTAGTGATTTtgatgtaaataaaaaaactcgattagttttattaaatgaaagGGGGGTATCGGGTAGAATCCCCACAACTGCTAATATTGGagaaattaataataaggataatgttttaaaaactTTTGACGTCTGCAATAGTTTTAATTCTGCttttgaaaatgataaatcaGAGGAATTGGAAACACATCACGATAAAATAGTTGGCCTTAAAATTCCAACAATTCATGATACTATCaaaacagaaaaaaaagtaattattaaaaaggaATGTGAAATAAAAGATGTAAACCCTAATGACAAAATTGGAGGTAGTTTAGAAAATGACAAAATTGAAGGTGGtttagaaaatgaaaaaattggaGGTGGTTTAGAAAATGACAAAAAGAATGAATTGCCTGAACAAGTCAGGAAAAATGTAAATGTAATAGTAACTTGGAATATGAATAGCATTACTGTAaggtataaaaataaagaaaagtGGAAAAGATTTATGAAATTCGTCAACGAAATAAATGCAGATGTTTTGTGCTTTCAAGAAGTTCGGCTTCCGGCTTTAAacatttcaaaaaatgagtcaaaaaatgtaaataacaAAGTATATggaggaaaaaaaaatgaagggGAAGAAAGAAATAGGGGATCTGTAAAAAATACAGATCAAAAAAGTTTGATagattataaaattgttgaggaaatattaaaaaatgattttaaagaatataatGGATATTTTAGTTTagcaaatataaaatatagtgGTCAATTAGTATTAGTTAAAAAATCTATAAAAGTAAAATCAGTTCGGTATaatcttttatttgaaaCAGATCctaatatacataatgaTGAAGGtagaataatattattagaattttcaaatttttatttattatctaCATATTCGCCTAATAATGGTTTTGACcaaacaaaatttaaaagaagAAGTTTATTTGACAATCAAATGAAAGAATTTGTTTTgtttatgaaaaatgaaaataaaaatctgATATGGACAGGAGATTTAAACATTGCACCTGAAGATGTTGATTTATCGCATCCTATagaatttagaaaaatgaaaaaaggAAATGTTCCTAAAGAATACATTGGACAACCTGGTTGTACAGATGCGGAAAGAgcaaattttaaaacaattttaaaaaatggcGATTTAATCGATTCATATagatattttgaaaattataaaataaaaaacgatccaacatataaaagaaaaactaatatcaatgataatatttatacatgGCGCTGTCCATTTCTTATTGGCAAATCATGTAATAGAGCAATGCGAATCGatcattttattgtttCTAAAAATTTACTTAAtcaaattgaaaatatagagATACATGGATATAGTGTTTTTCACACTAATTTTTATGGATCAGATCATTGTCCAGTTATtctaaatatgaaaaaataa
- a CDS encoding ubiquitin-conjugating enzyme E2, putative, whose amino-acid sequence MGEVIVPRSFRLLDELEKGQKGNVSEGVSFGLESADDITLSNWSCTIFGQPGTVFENRIYSLTVFCGENYPDVPPTVKFDTKIEMTCVDSTGNVMKSHLHILKNWNRSYTIETILIALRQEMLSSANKRLSQPNEGESY is encoded by the exons GTAATTGTTCCAAGAAGTTTTAGATTACTAGATGAATTAGAAAAGGGCCAAAAAGGGAATGTTAGTGAAGGTGTTTCCTTTGGATTAGAAAGTGCAGATGATATAACATTATCAAACTGGTCATGTACTATATTTGGACAACCCGGAACTGTTTTTGAAAATCGTATTTATTCATTAACTGTTTTTTGCGGAGAAAATTATCCAGATGTTCCTCCAACTGTTAAATTTGACACAAAAATTGAAATGACTTGTGTTGACAGCACTGGAAAT GTCATGAAAAGCCACCTccacattttaaaaaactgGAACAGAAGTTATACAATTGAAACCATATTAATTGCATTAAGACAAGAAATGCTTTCAAGTGCTAACAAACGTTTATCGCAACCAAATGAAGGGGAGTCATATTAA